From Crassaminicella indica, one genomic window encodes:
- the pyrR gene encoding bifunctional pyr operon transcriptional regulator/uracil phosphoribosyltransferase PyrR produces MKFKAKIMDEKAIQRATTRIAHEIIEKNKGVEDVVLVGIKTRGVPFAKRIAEKIEDIEKEKVNVGTIDITLYRDDLTKVDENPILNDTEINFDINEKIVVLVDDVLYTGRTVRAALDGIMDIARPKAIQLAVLIDRGHRELPIRADYVGKNVPTSKAEVIRVQFEEVDQINQVTISKFDK; encoded by the coding sequence ATGAAATTTAAAGCAAAGATTATGGATGAAAAAGCTATACAAAGGGCTACTACTAGAATTGCTCATGAAATTATTGAAAAGAATAAGGGGGTTGAGGATGTTGTTTTGGTTGGAATCAAAACAAGAGGAGTACCCTTTGCTAAAAGAATTGCTGAAAAAATAGAGGATATTGAAAAAGAAAAAGTAAATGTTGGTACTATAGATATTACTCTATATAGAGATGATTTAACTAAGGTAGATGAAAATCCGATATTAAATGATACAGAAATAAACTTTGATATTAATGAAAAAATTGTAGTCCTTGTGGATGATGTATTGTATACAGGGAGAACTGTAAGAGCTGCTTTAGATGGTATTATGGATATTGCTAGACCTAAAGCTATACAGCTGGCGGTTTTAATAGATAGAGGTCATAGAGAGCTTCCAATTCGAGCAGATTACGTAGGGAAGAATGTGCCTACTTCTAAGGCAGAAGTTATTCGTGTTCAATTTGAAGAAGTAGATCAGATCAATCAAGTTACAATTAGTAAATTTGATAAATAA
- a CDS encoding RluA family pseudouridine synthase encodes MDIQKFIVDEVDEDTRLDLYLSNQLVELSRSYIQKLIEKGKVKINGNVTKIKKYKVMENDQIEIEIPAPEVLKIEPENIPIEIVYEDDDLLVVNKPQGMVVHPAPGNYHGTLVNALMYHCKNLSSINGVIRPGIVHRIDKDTSGLLMVAKSDQAHKGLAEQLKEHSINRRYIALVHGNIKEEKGTISAPIGRHPVDRLKMAVVDRNGKDATTHFTVLKRFKEYTLIEARLETGRTHQIRVHMAYINHPLVGDPTYGPKKQKFRLNGQMLHAKVIGFVHPIKGEYMEFTSDLPDYFKNLIKILDDKIS; translated from the coding sequence TTGGACATTCAGAAGTTTATTGTTGATGAAGTAGATGAAGATACTAGATTAGACTTGTATTTATCAAATCAATTAGTAGAATTATCAAGAAGTTATATACAAAAGTTGATAGAAAAGGGAAAAGTAAAAATTAATGGAAATGTTACTAAAATAAAAAAATATAAGGTAATGGAAAATGATCAGATAGAAATTGAAATACCAGCTCCAGAGGTATTAAAAATTGAACCAGAAAATATACCTATTGAAATTGTATATGAAGACGATGATTTACTTGTGGTGAATAAACCTCAAGGAATGGTGGTTCACCCTGCACCAGGAAATTATCATGGGACATTGGTGAATGCACTTATGTATCATTGCAAAAATCTATCTTCTATCAATGGTGTGATTAGACCAGGAATTGTTCATAGAATAGATAAAGATACTAGTGGTCTTTTAATGGTTGCTAAAAGTGATCAAGCTCATAAGGGGCTTGCTGAGCAGTTAAAAGAACATTCGATCAATAGAAGATATATAGCTTTAGTTCATGGGAATATTAAAGAAGAAAAGGGTACGATTTCTGCCCCTATTGGAAGACATCCTGTAGATAGATTAAAAATGGCGGTAGTAGATAGAAATGGTAAAGATGCAACTACTCATTTTACTGTATTAAAACGATTTAAAGAATATACACTTATTGAGGCAAGACTAGAAACGGGTAGAACCCATCAAATTAGAGTACATATGGCATATATTAATCATCCATTAGTAGGAGATCCAACCTATGGTCCTAAAAAACAAAAGTTTCGTTTAAATGGACAAATGCTGCATGCAAAAGTTATAGGCTTTGTACATCCTATTAAGGGTGAGTATATGGAATTTACATCTGATTTACCAGATTATTTTAAAAATTTGATAAAAATACTTGATGATAAAATATCATAA